Proteins from one Plasmodium yoelii strain 17X genome assembly, chromosome: 2 genomic window:
- a CDS encoding fam-a protein, which produces MNKGRMKIVFAILVVFTYVSNKALGNKTIPSIRPVVHNPDELYKQNMHLLCTNPEEAQQAAEVMDEARKRFLHYATSNYNYNLYENYSENASSYFRKYKNHTDIGKFHIKIYYPHAYDEIVNILWDPNGPKKYDSDLISGKVVRVYDPNLLMIQKSQRCYTTLFNRYFYALSAKYKVSEDTTIIVMASANINDHNKKNVKKYENVIVTSANSFKTDVDSEKEIRKGKLKKMFVNLSGYLITKHDKYVEIIHIDSVSDNIPIASEWYILLSKSERMGILLDLDNYIDDKYTFPPKSL; this is translated from the exons ATGAATAAAGGGCGCATGAAAATCGTTTTTGCTATTTTAGTCGTATTCACATATGTGAGTAATAAAGCTCTTGGAAACAAGACTATTCCAAG CATACGTCCTGTTGTTCATAATCCGGATGAactatataaacaaaatatgcACCTATTATGCACAAATCCTGAAGAAGCTCAACAAGCAGCTGAAGTCATGGATGAAGCTCGAAAAAGGTTCCTTCACTATGCTACGAGTAATTACAATTACaatttatatgaaaattataGTGAAAATGCAAGCTCATATTTtaggaaatataaaaatcataCAGACATTGGAAAATTTCATATTAAAATTTACTATCCCCATGCG TATGATGAGATAGTAAATATTTTGTGGGACCCCAATGGTCCAAAAAAATACGATTCTGACTTGATTAGtg gAAAAGTTGTCCGTGTATACGATccaaatttattaatgataCAAAAATCTCAAAGATGTTATACTACGTTGTTTAATAgatatttttatgctttaTCTGCAAAATATAAA GTATCTGAAGACACAACTATAATTGTCATGGCTTcagcaaatataaatgatcacAACaagaaaaatgtaaaaaaatatgaaaacgTTATCGTAACAAGTGCGAATTCGTTCAAAACTGATGTTGATTCTGAAAAGGAAATTAGAAAGgggaaattaaaaaaaatgtttgttAACTTATCTGGATATCTCATTACAAAACATGACAAATACGTTGAAATTATTCATATTGACTCT GTTAGTGATAATATTCCCATAGCCTCAGAAtggtatatattattaagtaAATCAGAAAGGATGGGAATCCTTCTTGACTTAGATAATTACATTGATGATAAATATACATTTCCTCCCAAATCTCTGTGA
- a CDS encoding heat shock protein, putative produces the protein MQMRNNKNQKNHPSNAIIPYVKLLLFFYIIYIQKYTKSVINEKNAYENILGNVSGLRPQRVLTEYGRGKTNIFQRIHNEDYYDILGVTKSADLDQITKAYKRLAMRWHPDKHTDENDKLYAEEMFKKISSAYSVLSDERQRKIYDTYGIEGIKGNVDSFKPFYHTEYFNKIISPLKNFSFMTLINDKYNEISNFLHNIEYKPFSSSKTRNNNIPGSREITLDLTLEELHQGCRKEYKIVKNVFVGGTPFQIDKVLTIDIKPGLNNNDLITFHGEGDQVSPSSLPGNAIFKISTKKHDTFIRRGNNLIYKHHITLEQALKGFNFSVRSLDNKDIIINVDDIVGPNSKMIIPNEGMPCMDNPNNKGDIIIEFIHMYPETMSEEEKAALRDIINSTNNKNTSS, from the exons ATGCAAAtgagaaataataaaaatcagAAAAATCATCCCTCAAATGCCATTATTCCATATGttaaattattgttatttttttatataatttatatacaaaaatatactaaaagc gttatcaatgaaaaaaatgcatatgaGAACATACTTGGAAATGTATCAGGCCTAAGACCCCAAAGGGTATTAACAGAATACGGTAGAGGGAAAACTAATATCTTTCAAAGAATACATAATGAG GATTATTATGATATTTTAGGGGTTACAAAAAGTGCAGATCTTGATCAAATAACCAAAGCTTATAAAAGATTAGCTATGAGATGGCATCCGGATAAGCATACTGACGAGAATGATAAACTATATGCTGAAGAAATGTTTAAGAAAATTTCAAGCGCATATTCCGTGTTATCCGATGAACGTCAAAGGAAAATTTATGATACATATGGTATTGAGGGCATAAAAGGGAATGTAGACAGTTTCAAACCATTTTATCACACCGAGTAtttcaataaaattataagtCCATTGAAAAACTTTTCGTTTATGACATTGATTAATGATAAGTATAACGAAATATCTAACTTCTTACATAATATCGAATATAAACCGTTTTCTTCTTCAAAAACTAGAA ACAATAATATTCCAGGTTCACGTGAAATAACGCTTGATTTAACATTAGAAGAGTTACATCAAGGGTGCAGAAAGGAGTATAAAATTGTCAAAAATGTGTTCGTTGGAGGAACACCTTTTCAAATCGATAAAGTCCTTACAATTGATATTAAACCCGGATTGAATAATAACGATTTGATTACGTTTCATGGGGAGGGCGATCAAGTATCTCCTTCATCACTACCAGGCAATgctattttcaaaatttctACAAAAAAACATGATACCTTTATCAGAAGAGGCAATAATTTGATATATAAACACCATATAACCTTAGAACAAGCTTTAAAaggttttaatttttctgtAAGATCATTGgataataaagatataattataaatgtaGATGATATTGTTGGTCCTAACTCAAAAATGATCATACCAAATGAAGGAATGCCATGTATGGACAATCCAAATAATAAAGGAGATATAATAATTGaatttatacatatgtatcCCGAAACAATGTCCGAAGAAGAAAAGGCAGCCTTAAGGGACATTATTAATagtacaaataataaaaatacatcttcttaa